A part of Toxotes jaculatrix isolate fToxJac2 chromosome 24, fToxJac2.pri, whole genome shotgun sequence genomic DNA contains:
- the als2b gene encoding alsin isoform X2, with protein sequence METQRKSSGDDGGGERGLLHTWKGYSCSVTPEKLLLPRSVLQVALGTRHGVLLVEGGQVYSFGELSWKQSQVPEPVRPTLESALSGQRVVTVAAGSFHSGAVTEDGGVHMWGDNGAGQCGLSGLNIVPNPTPVALVDSDTSPPQTVPVLELACGKQHTLALSVQREVWAWGSGCQMGLNATNFPVWKPQKVEHLAGRYVLQVACGASHSLALVRCLGPQDVHRPPVDKCRQCNQLLYTMTDKEDHVIISDSHYCPLGVELTEDEGRLEAPAPTQGLKTSPSEPVLPSHFSTSNSDSPAPSKSADPTPNQDVEKGESALANGVLPGSDSDPTAQSKCGSGAVSVVKSSLYPDEQAVKDYLKKLSDNTQAEAKTTAGGLHALLPSAGGLTSTPSSTLNNLVASCASAVGERVASTYEALSLKRMMNFYLPSGVSRSGGQAGLTGAGAGDNTAERVRQEDSMQGKKSSSTGDIREEEAEGLRRRLSLPGLLSQVSPRLLRKAGRPRMRAVALTPLGGAVPEAQEVLPTLQTEVWSWGHGEHGQLGHGDNLARLQPLCIKSLNNKEVVRVAAGAHHSLAVTAQSQVFSWGRNSSGQLGHMESPSTVPRLAKLSEGIRVWDVSAGERHSLLLADGDCIQPIIYYSGQQVKDGEEESQTKELARPEEGEEEQERAGGYTPQPVLLPFCMNLGYVSSVFAGGRRCVALSDRNVMGFIASLHELAAAERKFYCKLCNVKTQIIRPLLELESLSSALGPVTLGLLQTLAGNFSLLCHLTGQHAASLTANLRRGRDVKSLLILDHASIFLDSYNEYCSSLGNFQVMGGIQALTKPSLDFFGKSPELLQRLSECSEENPAMADLLAAIFYLPTHHLHEYGRLLLKLATCFEVSTSDYQKLQDSCSKFEASVLQLKRKRKEAEYTFHFWKSFPGKMTVNSLSDSLRKPHRRLICESSNKALTLQNAGRFSVNWFILFNDALVHAQFSTHHVFPLATLWVEPIPEENTGIYGLKVITPEETFTLLALSPMEKAKWLRSINQAVDQALSGTGQDTSSVSSGSGQKLEPPISRTASYTFYKDGRLKEAKYEGRWLAGKPNGRGVLKWPDGRMYTGEFKNGLEDGFGEFVAPNKTLNKNDYYQGYWKEGKMHGLGTYRYASGEVYDGSFQDGMRHGHGMLRSGKLNTSSPSVFIGQWQQDKKSGYGVFDDITKGEKYMGMWQDHLRQGTGIVVTQFGLYYEGAFKDNKMMGTGILLSEDDTAYEGEFSDDWTLNGKGVLTMANGDYLEGSFGGEWGSGLKVTGSYFKPHLFDADKDKTRVVKLGRLCVCAEDKWQAVFDECWSQLGCEAPDQGENWKAWENIAVALTTSRRQIQDSPEMLSRTHSKTLESLEVIPQHVGPITMERYHTIRLYLLKACDTPLHPLGRLLETLVAVYRMTYVGVGANRRLLHQAVNEIKSYLNRIFQIVRFLFPDLPEEGGLIPEPTTNMQDTKEPDSADAPPESPKPGRVVSSSALLLPVLLPRLYPPLFTLYALDKEREDDVYWECVLRLNKQPDLALLAFLGVQQKFWPVSIPDSTLALGEKQQVLSSTKDACFASAVETLQQISTTFTPSDKLQVIQLTFEEITQEVQSLLKQDFLWSMDDLFPVFLYVVLRARIRNLGSEVSLIEDLMDPCVQHGEHGIMFTTLKACYYQIQHEKIT encoded by the exons ATGGAAACCCAGAGGAAGAG CTCTGGGGATGACGGCGGTGGCGAGCGAGGCCTGCTCCACACCTGGAAGGGCTACTCCTGCAGTGTCACCCCAGAGAAGCTGCTCCTGCCCCGGTCGGTCCTTCAGGTCGCCCTGGGCACACGACATGGAGTTCTGCTGGTGGAAG GAGGTCAGGTGTACAGTTTTGGGGAGCTGTCGTGGAAACAGAGTCAGGTCCCTGAGCCGGTGAGACCCACCCTGGAGAGTGCTCTCAGCGGGCAGCGTGTGGTCACTGTTGCAGCTGGAAGTTTCCACAGTGGGGCGGTGACAGAGGATGGTGGCGTTCACATGTGGGGGGACAATGGTGCGGGACAGTGTGGCCTGTCGGGCCTCAACATCGTCCCCAACCCGACTCCGGTGGCCCTGGTGGACTCTGATACTTCCCCCCCTCAGACGGTGCCGGTGCTGGAGCTGGCCTGTGGGAAGCAGCACaccctggctctgtctgtccAGCGGGAGGTGTGGGCCTGGGGCAGCGGTTGCCAGATGGGCCTCAACGCCACCAACTTTCCTGTGTGGAAACCGCAGAAGGTCGAACACTTAGCAGGAAGGTATGTACTTCAGGTGGCCTGTGGAGCTTCTCACAGCTTGGCTCTGGTTCGCTGCCTGGGCCCCCAGGATGTCCACCGGCCCCCTGTGGACAAATGCAGACAGTGTAACCAGCTGCTGTACACCATGACAGACAAAGAGGACCACGTCATCATCTCTGACAGTCATTACTGCCCCCTTGGTGTGGAGCTGACTGAGGACGAGGGGCGGCTGGAGGCACCTGCCCCCACCCAAGGACTCAAAACATCCCCATCTGAGCCAGTCCTCCCCTCCCATTTCTCCACCTCAAACTCTGACTCCCCAGCACCTTCTAAAAGTGCTGACCCCACCCCCAACCAGGACGTGGAGAAAGGGGAATCAGCCTTGGCTAACGGAGTGCTGCCGGGCTCAGACTCTGACCCCACGGCTCAGTCCAAATGTGGCAGTGGCGCCGTATCTGTGGTCAAGAGTTCACTCTATCCGGACGAGCAGGCTGTCAAAGACTACCTGAAGAAACTGTCAGACAACACACAGGCGGAGGCAAAGACAACTGCTGGAGGTCTGCACGCTCTGCTG CCTTCAGCCGGAGGACTCACCTCCACCCCGAGCTCCACACTCAACAACCTGGTGGCCTCCTGCGCCTCCGCAGTGGGCGAGCGGGTGGCCTCCACCTACGAGGCCTTGTCCCTCAAAAGGATGATGAACTTCTACCTGCCCTCAGGGGTGTCGAGGTCAGGCGGGCAGGCGGGACTTACCGGTGCTGGCGCGGGCGATAACACCGCTGAGCGTGTCCGCCAGGAGGACTCCATGCAGGGCAAGAAGAGCTCCAGCACAGGGGACATCCGCGAGGAGGAGGCCGAGGGTCTGCGGCGCCGCCTCTCGCTGCCAGGACTCCTCTCACAGG TGTCCCCCCGGCTGCTGAGGAAAGCCGGTCGTCCCAGGATGCGTGCCGTTGCCCTCACCCCCCTGGGAGGGGCGGTCCCCGAGGCCCAGGAGGTGCTGCCCACCCTGCAGACGGAGGTGTGGAGCTGGGGCCACGGCGAGCACGGACAGCTGGGACATGGAGACAACCTGGCCAG ATTACAGCCGCTGTGCATCAAGAGTCTGAATAATAAGGAGGTGGTGCGGGTGGCGGCCGGCGCTCATCATTCCCTCGCTGTGACCGCTCAGTCTCAG GTGTTTTCATGGGGCAGAAACAGCTCTGGGCAGCTCGGACACATGGAGTCACCCAGCACCGTCCCCCGCCTCGCAAAG CTGTCGGAGGGCATCCGGGTGTGGGACGTGAGTgctggagagagacacagcCTCCTGCTCGCAGACGGAGACTGCATCCAGCCCATCATTTACTACAGTGGGCAGCAGGTGAAAGACGGGGAGGAAGAGAGCCAGACCAAGGAGCTGGCTCGGccggaagaaggagaggaagagcaggagcgGGCAGGAGGCTACACCCCTCAGCCTGTACTGCTTCCCTTCTGCATGAAC CTGGGTTATGTCAGCAGCGTGTTCGCAGGCGGCCGGCGGTGCGTGGCGCTCTCAGACAGGAACGTGATGGGCTTCATCGCCAGCCTCCACGAGCTGGCCGCAGCCGAGAGGAAGTTCTACTGCAAGCTGTGTAACGTCAAGACACAGATAATACGCCCCCTGCTGGAGCTGG AGTCTCTGAGCTCGGCCCTCGGCCCGGTGACCCTCGGGCTCCTGCAGACTCTCGCGGGTAATTTCAGCCTCCTGTGTCACCTGACCGGGCAGCACGCCGCCAGCCTCACCGCTAACCTGCGCCGTGGGCGTGATGTCAAAAGTCTGCTCATCCTTGACCACGCCAGCATCTTCCTCGACTCTTATAATGA GTACTGCAGCTCGCTGGGCAACTTCCAGGTGATGGGAGGTATCCAGGCCCTGACCAAGCCCTCGCT AGATTTCTTTGGGAAGAGTcctgagctgctccagaggctGTCAGAGTGCAGCGAGGAGAACCCCGCCATGGCCGACCTCCTGGCGGCGATCTTCTACCTCCCAACTCACCACCTTCACGAATACGGCCGGCTGCTGCTCAAGCTGGCCACCTGCTTCGAAGTG TCCACCAGTGACTACCAGAAGCTGCAGGACAGCTGCTCCAAGTTCGAAGCCTCGGTCCTCcagctgaagagaaaaagaaaggaggctGAGTACACGTTTCACTTCTGGAAGAGCTTCCCTGGCAAAATGACGGTAAACTCGctgagt GACTCTCTCAGGAAGCCTCACCGCCGGCTGATCTGCGAGAGCAGCAACAAGGCTCTGACCCTGCAGAACGCCGGGCGGTTCTCCGTCAACTGGTTCATCCTTTTCAACGACGCTTTGGTCCACGCGCAG TTCTCCACCCATCACGTCTTCCCTTTGGCCACGCTGTGGGTGGAGCCCATCCCAGAGGAGAACACTGGCAT ATACGGTTTAAAGGTGATCACACCAGAGGAGACCTTCACCCTGCTGGCCTTATCTCCCATGGAGAAG GCCAAGTGGCTTCGCTCCATCAACCAGGCGGTGGACCAGGCCCTGAGTGGGACCGGGCAGGACACGTCATCTGTCAGCTCGGGGTCAGGGCAAAAGTTGGAGCCTCCGATCTCCAGGACGGCCTCCTACACTTTTTATAAGGACGGACGTCTGAAAGAGGCCAAGTACGAAGGCCGCTGGCTCGCTGGAAAACCCAACGGcag GGGAGTGTTAAAATGGCCTGATGGGCGAATGTACACAGGGGAGTTTAAGAACGGACTGGAGGATGG ctttgGTGAATTTGTGGCTCCCAATAAAACACTCAACAAGAACGATTACTATCAAGGCTACTGGAAAGAAGGCAAGATGCACGGCCTGGGGACATACAG GTATGCCAGCGGTGAAGTTTACGATGGATCCTTCCAGGACGGCATGCGACACGGCCACGGGATGCTGCGCAGTGGCAAGCTCAACACCTCCTCCCCCAGTGTCTTCATCGGCCAGTGGCAGCAGGACAAGAAGAGCGGCTATGGCGTCTTTGACGATATCACAAA agggGAAAAGTACATGGGCATGTGGCAGGACCACCTGCGGCAGGGCACCGGGATCGTCGTCACGCAGTTTGGCCTGTACTATGAAGGCGCCTTCAAGGATAATAAGATGATG GGCACAGGGATCCTTCTGTCGGAGGACGACACGGCGTATGAGGGGGAATTCTCTGACGACTGGACCCTTAACGGGAAG GGTGTGCTGACCATGGCGAACGGTGACTACCTGGAGGGCTCCTTTGGTGGTGAATGGGGCTCCGGCCTCAAGGTGACGGGGTCCTACTTCAAACCACACCTGTTCGACGCCGACAAGGACAAGACCCGTGTTGT GAAGCTTgggcgtctgtgtgtgtgcgcggagGATAAGTGGCAGGCGGTGTTTGACGAGTGCTGGAGTCAGCTGGGCTGCGAGGCGCCGGACCAGGGAGAAAACTGGAAGGCCTGGGAGAACATCGCCGTGGCCCTCACCACCAGCCGACGACAGATCCAGGACAG tccGGAGATGTTGTCTCGGACTCACAGCAAAACCCTGGAGAGTCTAGAGGTCATCCCGCAGCATGTAGGACCCATCACTATGGAGAGATATCACACCATCCGCCTCTACCTCCTCAAG GCATGTgacacccccctccacccactgGGCCGGCTGTTGGAGACACTGGTGGCGGTCTACAGGATGACCTACGTGGGCGTTGGAGCCAACCGGCGACTGCTGCATCAGGCCGTCAACGAGATCAAGTCTTATCTCAACCGCATCTTCCAGATTGTCAG GTTTCTGTTCCCAGACCTGCCAGAAGAGGGCGGTCTAATTCCAGAGCCGACCACCAACATGCAGGACACGAAGGAGCCAGACTCGGCTGATGCCCCGCCGGAGTCTCCCAAACCTGG CCGTGTGGTGAGCAGCTCggctctgctgcttcctgtcctgCTGCCTCGTCTCTACCCACCGCTCTTCACCCTCTACGCCctggacaaagagagagaagacgaCGTGTACTGGGAGTGTGTCCTCCGCCTCAACAAGCAGCCAGACCTCGCCCTCCTCGCCTTCCTGGGCGTCCAGCA aAAGTTCTGGCCTGTTTCCATTCCTGACTCCACACTTGCACTGGGGGAGAAGCAGCAG gtCCTCTCCAGCACCAAGGACGCCTGCTTTGCCTCTGcagtggaaacactgcagcagatcAG CACGACGTTCACCCCGTCtgacaagctgcaggtgatccAGCTCACCTTTGAGGAGATCACACAGGAGGTTCAGTCACTGCTGAAGCAGGACTTCCTGTGGTCCATGGACGACCTCTTCCCCGTCTTCCTCTACGTTGTGCTGCGAGCTCG TATCAGGAAcctggggtcagaggtcagcctgATCGAGGACCTGATGGACCCCTGCGTCCAACATGGCGAGCATGGAATCATGTTCACCACGCTCAAG GCCTGCTACTACCAGATCCAGCATGAGAAGATCACTTAA
- the als2b gene encoding alsin isoform X3: METQRKSSGDDGGGERGLLHTWKGYSCSVTPEKLLLPRSVLQVALGTRHGVLLVEGGQVYSFGELSWKQSQVPEPVRPTLESALSGQRVVTVAAGSFHSGAVTEDGGVHMWGDNGAGQCGLSGLNIVPNPTPVALVDSDTSPPQTVPVLELACGKQHTLALSVQREVWAWGSGCQMGLNATNFPVWKPQKVEHLAGRYVLQVACGASHSLALVRCLGPQDVHRPPVDKCRQCNQLLYTMTDKEDHVIISDSHYCPLGVELTEDEGRLEAPAPTQGLKTSPSEPVLPSHFSTSNSDSPAPSKSADPTPNQDVEKGESALANGVLPGSDSDPTAQSKCGSGAVSVVKSSLYPDEQAVKDYLKKLSDNTQAEAKTTAGGLHALLPSAGGLTSTPSSTLNNLVASCASAVGERVASTYEALSLKRMMNFYLPSGVSRSGGQAGLTGAGAGDNTAERVRQEDSMQGKKSSSTGDIREEEAEGLRRRLSLPGLLSQVSPRLLRKAGRPRMRAVALTPLGGAVPEAQEVLPTLQTEVWSWGHGEHGQLGHGDNLARLQPLCIKSLNNKEVVRVAAGAHHSLAVTAQSQVFSWGRNSSGQLGHMESPSTVPRLAKLSEGIRVWDVSAGERHSLLLADGDCIQPIIYYSGQQVKDGEEESQTKELARPEEGEEEQERAGGYTPQPVLLPFCMNLGYVSSVFAGGRRCVALSDRNVMGFIASLHELAAAERKFYCKLCNVKTQIIRPLLELESLSSALGPVTLGLLQTLAGNFSLLCHLTGQHAASLTANLRRGRDVKSLLILDHASIFLDSYNEYCSSLGNFQVMGGIQALTKPSLDFFGKSPELLQRLSECSEENPAMADLLAAIFYLPTHHLHEYGRLLLKLATCFEVSTSDYQKLQDSCSKFEASVLQLKRKRKEAEYTFHFWKSFPGKMTDSLRKPHRRLICESSNKALTLQNAGRFSVNWFILFNDALVHAQFSTHHVFPLATLWVEPIPEENTGIYGLKVITPEETFTLLALSPMEKAKWLRSINQAVDQALSGTGQDTSSVSSGSGQKLEPPISRTASYTFYKDGRLKEAKYEGRWLAGKPNGRGVLKWPDGRMYTGEFKNGLEDGFGEFVAPNKTLNKNDYYQGYWKEGKMHGLGTYRYASGEVYDGSFQDGMRHGHGMLRSGKLNTSSPSVFIGQWQQDKKSGYGVFDDITKGEKYMGMWQDHLRQGTGIVVTQFGLYYEGAFKDNKMMGTGILLSEDDTAYEGEFSDDWTLNGKGVLTMANGDYLEGSFGGEWGSGLKVTGSYFKPHLFDADKDKTRVVKLGRLCVCAEDKWQAVFDECWSQLGCEAPDQGENWKAWENIAVALTTSRRQIQDSPEMLSRTHSKTLESLEVIPQHVGPITMERYHTIRLYLLKACDTPLHPLGRLLETLVAVYRMTYVGVGANRRLLHQAVNEIKSYLNRIFQIVRFLFPDLPEEGGLIPEPTTNMQDTKEPDSADAPPESPKPGRVVSSSALLLPVLLPRLYPPLFTLYALDKEREDDVYWECVLRLNKQPDLALLAFLGVQQKFWPVSIPDSTLALGEKQQVLSSTKDACFASAVETLQQISTTFTPSDKLQVIQLTFEEITQEVQSLLKQDFLWSMDDLFPVFLYVVLRARIRNLGSEVSLIEDLMDPCVQHGEHGIMFTTLKACYYQIQHEKIT; the protein is encoded by the exons ATGGAAACCCAGAGGAAGAG CTCTGGGGATGACGGCGGTGGCGAGCGAGGCCTGCTCCACACCTGGAAGGGCTACTCCTGCAGTGTCACCCCAGAGAAGCTGCTCCTGCCCCGGTCGGTCCTTCAGGTCGCCCTGGGCACACGACATGGAGTTCTGCTGGTGGAAG GAGGTCAGGTGTACAGTTTTGGGGAGCTGTCGTGGAAACAGAGTCAGGTCCCTGAGCCGGTGAGACCCACCCTGGAGAGTGCTCTCAGCGGGCAGCGTGTGGTCACTGTTGCAGCTGGAAGTTTCCACAGTGGGGCGGTGACAGAGGATGGTGGCGTTCACATGTGGGGGGACAATGGTGCGGGACAGTGTGGCCTGTCGGGCCTCAACATCGTCCCCAACCCGACTCCGGTGGCCCTGGTGGACTCTGATACTTCCCCCCCTCAGACGGTGCCGGTGCTGGAGCTGGCCTGTGGGAAGCAGCACaccctggctctgtctgtccAGCGGGAGGTGTGGGCCTGGGGCAGCGGTTGCCAGATGGGCCTCAACGCCACCAACTTTCCTGTGTGGAAACCGCAGAAGGTCGAACACTTAGCAGGAAGGTATGTACTTCAGGTGGCCTGTGGAGCTTCTCACAGCTTGGCTCTGGTTCGCTGCCTGGGCCCCCAGGATGTCCACCGGCCCCCTGTGGACAAATGCAGACAGTGTAACCAGCTGCTGTACACCATGACAGACAAAGAGGACCACGTCATCATCTCTGACAGTCATTACTGCCCCCTTGGTGTGGAGCTGACTGAGGACGAGGGGCGGCTGGAGGCACCTGCCCCCACCCAAGGACTCAAAACATCCCCATCTGAGCCAGTCCTCCCCTCCCATTTCTCCACCTCAAACTCTGACTCCCCAGCACCTTCTAAAAGTGCTGACCCCACCCCCAACCAGGACGTGGAGAAAGGGGAATCAGCCTTGGCTAACGGAGTGCTGCCGGGCTCAGACTCTGACCCCACGGCTCAGTCCAAATGTGGCAGTGGCGCCGTATCTGTGGTCAAGAGTTCACTCTATCCGGACGAGCAGGCTGTCAAAGACTACCTGAAGAAACTGTCAGACAACACACAGGCGGAGGCAAAGACAACTGCTGGAGGTCTGCACGCTCTGCTG CCTTCAGCCGGAGGACTCACCTCCACCCCGAGCTCCACACTCAACAACCTGGTGGCCTCCTGCGCCTCCGCAGTGGGCGAGCGGGTGGCCTCCACCTACGAGGCCTTGTCCCTCAAAAGGATGATGAACTTCTACCTGCCCTCAGGGGTGTCGAGGTCAGGCGGGCAGGCGGGACTTACCGGTGCTGGCGCGGGCGATAACACCGCTGAGCGTGTCCGCCAGGAGGACTCCATGCAGGGCAAGAAGAGCTCCAGCACAGGGGACATCCGCGAGGAGGAGGCCGAGGGTCTGCGGCGCCGCCTCTCGCTGCCAGGACTCCTCTCACAGG TGTCCCCCCGGCTGCTGAGGAAAGCCGGTCGTCCCAGGATGCGTGCCGTTGCCCTCACCCCCCTGGGAGGGGCGGTCCCCGAGGCCCAGGAGGTGCTGCCCACCCTGCAGACGGAGGTGTGGAGCTGGGGCCACGGCGAGCACGGACAGCTGGGACATGGAGACAACCTGGCCAG ATTACAGCCGCTGTGCATCAAGAGTCTGAATAATAAGGAGGTGGTGCGGGTGGCGGCCGGCGCTCATCATTCCCTCGCTGTGACCGCTCAGTCTCAG GTGTTTTCATGGGGCAGAAACAGCTCTGGGCAGCTCGGACACATGGAGTCACCCAGCACCGTCCCCCGCCTCGCAAAG CTGTCGGAGGGCATCCGGGTGTGGGACGTGAGTgctggagagagacacagcCTCCTGCTCGCAGACGGAGACTGCATCCAGCCCATCATTTACTACAGTGGGCAGCAGGTGAAAGACGGGGAGGAAGAGAGCCAGACCAAGGAGCTGGCTCGGccggaagaaggagaggaagagcaggagcgGGCAGGAGGCTACACCCCTCAGCCTGTACTGCTTCCCTTCTGCATGAAC CTGGGTTATGTCAGCAGCGTGTTCGCAGGCGGCCGGCGGTGCGTGGCGCTCTCAGACAGGAACGTGATGGGCTTCATCGCCAGCCTCCACGAGCTGGCCGCAGCCGAGAGGAAGTTCTACTGCAAGCTGTGTAACGTCAAGACACAGATAATACGCCCCCTGCTGGAGCTGG AGTCTCTGAGCTCGGCCCTCGGCCCGGTGACCCTCGGGCTCCTGCAGACTCTCGCGGGTAATTTCAGCCTCCTGTGTCACCTGACCGGGCAGCACGCCGCCAGCCTCACCGCTAACCTGCGCCGTGGGCGTGATGTCAAAAGTCTGCTCATCCTTGACCACGCCAGCATCTTCCTCGACTCTTATAATGA GTACTGCAGCTCGCTGGGCAACTTCCAGGTGATGGGAGGTATCCAGGCCCTGACCAAGCCCTCGCT AGATTTCTTTGGGAAGAGTcctgagctgctccagaggctGTCAGAGTGCAGCGAGGAGAACCCCGCCATGGCCGACCTCCTGGCGGCGATCTTCTACCTCCCAACTCACCACCTTCACGAATACGGCCGGCTGCTGCTCAAGCTGGCCACCTGCTTCGAAGTG TCCACCAGTGACTACCAGAAGCTGCAGGACAGCTGCTCCAAGTTCGAAGCCTCGGTCCTCcagctgaagagaaaaagaaaggaggctGAGTACACGTTTCACTTCTGGAAGAGCTTCCCTGGCAAAATGACG GACTCTCTCAGGAAGCCTCACCGCCGGCTGATCTGCGAGAGCAGCAACAAGGCTCTGACCCTGCAGAACGCCGGGCGGTTCTCCGTCAACTGGTTCATCCTTTTCAACGACGCTTTGGTCCACGCGCAG TTCTCCACCCATCACGTCTTCCCTTTGGCCACGCTGTGGGTGGAGCCCATCCCAGAGGAGAACACTGGCAT ATACGGTTTAAAGGTGATCACACCAGAGGAGACCTTCACCCTGCTGGCCTTATCTCCCATGGAGAAG GCCAAGTGGCTTCGCTCCATCAACCAGGCGGTGGACCAGGCCCTGAGTGGGACCGGGCAGGACACGTCATCTGTCAGCTCGGGGTCAGGGCAAAAGTTGGAGCCTCCGATCTCCAGGACGGCCTCCTACACTTTTTATAAGGACGGACGTCTGAAAGAGGCCAAGTACGAAGGCCGCTGGCTCGCTGGAAAACCCAACGGcag GGGAGTGTTAAAATGGCCTGATGGGCGAATGTACACAGGGGAGTTTAAGAACGGACTGGAGGATGG ctttgGTGAATTTGTGGCTCCCAATAAAACACTCAACAAGAACGATTACTATCAAGGCTACTGGAAAGAAGGCAAGATGCACGGCCTGGGGACATACAG GTATGCCAGCGGTGAAGTTTACGATGGATCCTTCCAGGACGGCATGCGACACGGCCACGGGATGCTGCGCAGTGGCAAGCTCAACACCTCCTCCCCCAGTGTCTTCATCGGCCAGTGGCAGCAGGACAAGAAGAGCGGCTATGGCGTCTTTGACGATATCACAAA agggGAAAAGTACATGGGCATGTGGCAGGACCACCTGCGGCAGGGCACCGGGATCGTCGTCACGCAGTTTGGCCTGTACTATGAAGGCGCCTTCAAGGATAATAAGATGATG GGCACAGGGATCCTTCTGTCGGAGGACGACACGGCGTATGAGGGGGAATTCTCTGACGACTGGACCCTTAACGGGAAG GGTGTGCTGACCATGGCGAACGGTGACTACCTGGAGGGCTCCTTTGGTGGTGAATGGGGCTCCGGCCTCAAGGTGACGGGGTCCTACTTCAAACCACACCTGTTCGACGCCGACAAGGACAAGACCCGTGTTGT GAAGCTTgggcgtctgtgtgtgtgcgcggagGATAAGTGGCAGGCGGTGTTTGACGAGTGCTGGAGTCAGCTGGGCTGCGAGGCGCCGGACCAGGGAGAAAACTGGAAGGCCTGGGAGAACATCGCCGTGGCCCTCACCACCAGCCGACGACAGATCCAGGACAG tccGGAGATGTTGTCTCGGACTCACAGCAAAACCCTGGAGAGTCTAGAGGTCATCCCGCAGCATGTAGGACCCATCACTATGGAGAGATATCACACCATCCGCCTCTACCTCCTCAAG GCATGTgacacccccctccacccactgGGCCGGCTGTTGGAGACACTGGTGGCGGTCTACAGGATGACCTACGTGGGCGTTGGAGCCAACCGGCGACTGCTGCATCAGGCCGTCAACGAGATCAAGTCTTATCTCAACCGCATCTTCCAGATTGTCAG GTTTCTGTTCCCAGACCTGCCAGAAGAGGGCGGTCTAATTCCAGAGCCGACCACCAACATGCAGGACACGAAGGAGCCAGACTCGGCTGATGCCCCGCCGGAGTCTCCCAAACCTGG CCGTGTGGTGAGCAGCTCggctctgctgcttcctgtcctgCTGCCTCGTCTCTACCCACCGCTCTTCACCCTCTACGCCctggacaaagagagagaagacgaCGTGTACTGGGAGTGTGTCCTCCGCCTCAACAAGCAGCCAGACCTCGCCCTCCTCGCCTTCCTGGGCGTCCAGCA aAAGTTCTGGCCTGTTTCCATTCCTGACTCCACACTTGCACTGGGGGAGAAGCAGCAG gtCCTCTCCAGCACCAAGGACGCCTGCTTTGCCTCTGcagtggaaacactgcagcagatcAG CACGACGTTCACCCCGTCtgacaagctgcaggtgatccAGCTCACCTTTGAGGAGATCACACAGGAGGTTCAGTCACTGCTGAAGCAGGACTTCCTGTGGTCCATGGACGACCTCTTCCCCGTCTTCCTCTACGTTGTGCTGCGAGCTCG TATCAGGAAcctggggtcagaggtcagcctgATCGAGGACCTGATGGACCCCTGCGTCCAACATGGCGAGCATGGAATCATGTTCACCACGCTCAAG GCCTGCTACTACCAGATCCAGCATGAGAAGATCACTTAA